A genomic region of Polypterus senegalus isolate Bchr_013 chromosome 17, ASM1683550v1, whole genome shotgun sequence contains the following coding sequences:
- the chad gene encoding chondroadherin has translation MHKMNLLSLTFFALVAIAASGPGLCPSPCHCHGDLQHVICDDVGLKKVPRVSDNTRLLNMQRNNLPVLPTGGFGSMKGLVSLHLQHCHVKEISGQAFKGLKKLVYLYLSNNEISVIKPGAFEDLTELTYLYLDNNRIPDLPKGIFTPLANLFILQLSDNKLRELRPGTFSGAKDLRWLHLSGNELTSIQPSALDEVENLAILHLDRNRLSSYPASPMSKLRVVEELSLSKNPMKVIPDEAFQSFGRYMEKLYMDNMGLERFSEGAFNGVTALKCLHIENNKLSSLPSSLSFATVENITLSNNNWMCNCQLAPLRRWMDSSRLRPDATCASPSQYRGQQIRESAAFSSCRQKSKRDKKGTRH, from the exons ATGCATAAAATGAACTTGCTCTCACTTACTTTCTTTGCCCTAGTGGCAATCGCTGCCTCCGGTCCTGGGCTATGCCCTAGTCCCTGTCACTGCCACGGGGACCTACAGCATGTCATTTGTGACGACGTGGGTCTGAAGAAGGTCCCCAGAGTGTCGGACAACACCCGTCTACTAAACATGCAACGGAATAACTTGCCCGTCCTGCCTACGGGAGGCTTCGGCAGCATGAAGGGGCTCGTCTCGCTTCATCTGCAGCACTGCCACGTCAAGGAGATCTCAGGACAGGCTTTCAAGGGACTGAAAAAGCTTGTGTACCTCTACCTGTCGAACAACGAGATCAGCGTCATCAAACCTGGGGCCTTCGAAGACTTGACGGAACTGACTTATCTCTACTTGGACAACAACCGCATTCCTGACCTTCCCAAAGGCATTTTCACCCCCTTAGCAAATCTGTTCATCCTGCAGCTCAGCGATAACAAGCTCCGAGAGCTCCGACCGGGCACCTTTAGTGGGGCAAAGGACCTGCGTTGGCTTCACCTGAGTGGCAACGAGCTGACCTCCATCCAACCTTCGGCACTAGATGAAGTGGAGAACCTTGCCATTCTCCACCTCGACCGTAACCGGCTCAGCTCCTACCCTGCCTCACCGATGAGCAAGCTTCGTGTAGTCGAGGAGCTCAGTTTGTCAAAGAACCCCATGAAGGTGATCCCAGATGAAGctttccagtcttttggaagGTACATGGAGAAGCTCTACATGGACAACATGGGCTTGGAGAGG ttttcagaAGGTGCATTCAATGGAGTGACGGCTCTCAAGTGTCTACACATAGAAAACAACAAGCTGAGCTCCCTACCCAGCAGTCTGTCATTTGCCACCGTAGAGAACATAACCCTGTCCAACAACAACTGGATGTGCAACTGCCAGCTGGCACCCCTGCGCAG GTGGATGGACTCAAGTAGACTTCGCCCAGATGCCACATGTGCTTCGCCATCACAGTACAGAGGACAACAAATCCGAGAGAGCGCCGCCTTCAGCAGTTGCAGACAGAAGTCAAAGAGGGACAAGAAGGGGACACGCCATTAA